The sequence below is a genomic window from Patescibacteria group bacterium.
GCAATTGACGCTCCAATAATTCCGGCAACAGCAAAAGCCAAGCTATGAACATTGTCACTGCTTACAGTGATATTTAGCCAAAGTAAAACTCTGTGCAAAAAAAATAGAGAAGCACCAAAAGGTATCAGATAAAAATAAAAAGAATCCACAAATCTTTTAACTTTCCCCTTAATAATATGCCACTTATAATTGAGGTATTGTTTTGACTTGTAGAAGTATAATAATATTTTTTGCTTCAAGGTGGGCTCTTTTTTATTTTTATTGTCTGTTGCCATAAAGTCATTTTTTCACCTTACCTAAAACAATCATCAGAGTATTTGCTGACTGTTCATAAATATGGAGAATTTGCCACTTGCCAGTTTTTAATTTATCTTGCAAGGCCTTTTCATGTCGTATATCGTCTGCAGTCTTACTATCCCCGACATTTTTGGGAAACTTATATTTTACAATATCATAAATTGCTCGTGACTTGTGCCATGCTTGAATTGAAACAATAAGAGCAGACAATGAAATGGCCACTGCAATTATTTCTGGCCAATGTTTCAAAATAAAATTAATCATATTAATTTACTTTCCAAATTTGTTTTAATTATTTTATTTACCGATTACCCTTTGCCCGATTATGTGTCTTGCACAACATCTGGCAATTTTTAGCTGAAGTTGCGCCGTCCTTGCTCCATGCCGCCACGTGGTCGGCATCCATATCGCTTAAGCTCCAAATCTTCTCCTTGTTAGCACCATGTCCGATGGCGCAATGCGGGCAATTTGATTTTCCTTTGGCTTCTGCGGCTTTTGTCTGCGACGCATAAACCGATCTTTTGGTTGCTTCGTCAAATATGCGAACATCAAGCAGTTTCGTATCAACAGAATCGCCAAGAATAAACTCAAAGACCCCTTTGCGGTTTTTGACATATGGATCAGCGTAGAGTTTATGTACTTCTTTGGATACTTTGGCGGGATCGTAAGAGTTTTTATGATACTCCTCATACAATCGCCCCCATTCAAGACCGCGCATTTCTTTTTCAACATCTGTAAACACACTAGAAATCCAATCAATCACGCTATTAAAATATGTTTTTAATTCTTTAATATTTGTATCCTTTCGATGACGGCTCATGTAGTCGTCAATATTGCCTTTACTTACCCAATCTAATGCTCGCTCCAAAAAATCTTGGCGATTAACAACACCAGATATGTAGGCACCCCATTTTTGAGTATTGGCATTTTGACTATTACTAAATTCTTCTTTTGCAAGCGTTACAAATGGTCCGGAATAAATAGCGTTGAGTAATTCTTGAGGTTTAAGCGGAACGCCTGCAATATTGATTGTCTTAAACCACTCTTTTATCTGGCTTTCCGTGCCTTCACATTCATAAATAAGTAATTTAGTTTCTAATATCTTGTCTTTTTTGTCCTTTGCTAGGCCACCAAAATATTGCATTCCGTTCTCATCTTTTATAGCAAACTTATCGGTAATAAAGCGCCCAAGGCTAGTGATGCGCTGTTGTCCGTCCAACACCTCAAATTTATTATTGCTAACTTTGTTAAAATAGATTAACCCTATCGGATAGCCCTTGAGAACTGATTCTATTACTGCGACTTCTCTCCCTTCTTCTGCATAAATGTAATTACGTTGATACTCTGGCTGAATGGTTAGCTTGCCAGCCAAACCGAACAAGCCCTTGCCTTCAAGTTCGTTATAAACGAACCCTTCGCAAATATTTTTGACAGTTATATTAGTTTTTAAAATCGTTTTCATATTATTTTTTCTTATGTTTTATTAAAACTCTGGCATAGACCTTTTTTCCATTAATATAGGGTACACCATATGAATAATTTTCGGCATTATTTGTAATTAATGAACCTAAAATTTCAAATTGGTCAGGATTGTATTTATCAAGAAATGTAACTGGCACACCCATTGCACCTTTATAATCACTTGGTATCGCATCGGTGAAAGGCACTTCTATGGCGTCATAATTATCGTATTTATCATACGATTTTTTTCCTTTAACTTCTCTATGTTTACTATATTTTAAATTTTCAGCCATTGTCATGAGTGGCAACGGTTGGTGACGGCGACCATGATCAAGATTAGTAAGCCACAAACAATTATTGGTGGCGACAATCCTGTTTCCATTTTCATCTATCCTGGCTTCTGAGCCATATAAATCGTAGGATTCAGGAACAATAAATCCAGAAATCCATCTCCCCATTCCATTTCCAAGCCAAGCTTTATTTTCTTTAATTTTTGGAAAAATCTCTTTATAAGTTAAACAATTAATATTGCCAATAATTAAAAATTTTTTCTTATAATCAAAAAGTTTCTTAACATATTCGCGAAATAAGCTGAAAGGTGGGTTTGTTACAACGATATCGGATTGTTTAAGAAGACTTATACATTCATCGCTACGAAAATCACCATCGCCTTCGAGTGGTGCCCATTCGTTGTGTTTATTGACTTTTAATTGCTTGGCAACATCTTTTAAGTTAAATTCGCCGTCGCCGTCTATATCATGTACTTCGTTGATAATAAATTTATTGGCGGTAATTTTAGGGCGACCTTTTGATTTTAGAAGAGTTTTGTCATCACCAAATAACCTTAGTTGTGTGTTAGCGACAGGCGATGGCTTGTAGCTCGTCGTGATGAGTTGTTTTAATCCAAGCCTGTTGAAATTAAGCACGAAATAGCGAAAGAAGTTGCTTTCAAAAGGATCGTCGCAGTTGCAATATACTACCTTATTGCGAAAAGTATTAGGATTATAATCCAGATACTTTTCAATCTCTTTTTGAATATCGCTGTATTGAGTATAAAACTCATCGTTCTTTGCTTTCTTTGCTTTTGTAAGATTTTTGATTGAGGATTTTCTGCCCATAATTTTATTTCATTAAATCATCCCGCCTTTGCTTACAGCTTCGCACGGGCAAGCAATCGAAATCATTTTAATAATAATTTATCAACTGATCTATCAAGAGCATCAGCAATTTTTTTAACAGTATCAATGGTCGGGTTTGGCGTCGCTCCCGCCTCTATTTTAGCAATTGTATGAAAAGCCAAGTTTGCTTTTTTTGATAAGACATCTTGAGAAATACCCGCAAGTTTGCGGTACTTCTTTATATTATCACCAATTATGGATTTTTGCTTTAACATATTCGTATAGTTTTACTATTATAATGATATAGTAATATTATATTTAATTATTTATAGTTAGTATATGAATTATTTACGATTTAGTCAAACAAATTATAGAGATTTCCTAGGCCTTGCCCGCGCCCCCCAAAAAAAAGAAACTGCGTTTTCCTTAGGGGACAGACAGAAGTGATTGGGTAAGGGCAATTATAAAAATGATAGCCCCGCAAAAAAAATCGGGCCCCGCTATCCTCGTCATTCGACGGGATCTCCACTTCGTTTTGAGATTCGAATAATTTTCTCTGCTCTCCCAGGAGAACTCCCCGCCAGAGACTTACTCG
It includes:
- a CDS encoding DUF262 domain-containing protein, which translates into the protein MKTILKTNITVKNICEGFVYNELEGKGLFGLAGKLTIQPEYQRNYIYAEEGREVAVIESVLKGYPIGLIYFNKVSNNKFEVLDGQQRITSLGRFITDKFAIKDENGMQYFGGLAKDKKDKILETKLLIYECEGTESQIKEWFKTINIAGVPLKPQELLNAIYSGPFVTLAKEEFSNSQNANTQKWGAYISGVVNRQDFLERALDWVSKGNIDDYMSRHRKDTNIKELKTYFNSVIDWISSVFTDVEKEMRGLEWGRLYEEYHKNSYDPAKVSKEVHKLYADPYVKNRKGVFEFILGDSVDTKLLDVRIFDEATKRSVYASQTKAAEAKGKSNCPHCAIGHGANKEKIWSLSDMDADHVAAWSKDGATSAKNCQMLCKTHNRAKGNR
- a CDS encoding adenine-specific methyltransferase EcoRI family protein gives rise to the protein MGRKSSIKNLTKAKKAKNDEFYTQYSDIQKEIEKYLDYNPNTFRNKVVYCNCDDPFESNFFRYFVLNFNRLGLKQLITTSYKPSPVANTQLRLFGDDKTLLKSKGRPKITANKFIINEVHDIDGDGEFNLKDVAKQLKVNKHNEWAPLEGDGDFRSDECISLLKQSDIVVTNPPFSLFREYVKKLFDYKKKFLIIGNINCLTYKEIFPKIKENKAWLGNGMGRWISGFIVPESYDLYGSEARIDENGNRIVATNNCLWLTNLDHGRRHQPLPLMTMAENLKYSKHREVKGKKSYDKYDNYDAIEVPFTDAIPSDYKGAMGVPVTFLDKYNPDQFEILGSLITNNAENYSYGVPYINGKKVYARVLIKHKKK
- a CDS encoding helix-turn-helix transcriptional regulator yields the protein MLKQKSIIGDNIKKYRKLAGISQDVLSKKANLAFHTIAKIEAGATPNPTIDTVKKIADALDRSVDKLLLK